A region of Oxyura jamaicensis isolate SHBP4307 breed ruddy duck chromosome 5, BPBGC_Ojam_1.0, whole genome shotgun sequence DNA encodes the following proteins:
- the CLEC14A gene encoding C-type lectin domain family 14 member A, producing the protein MRRAGPCCLLLAAACTLGRPQPPAAVRCQAAGACFSAHLANASYSEAQSACGRRRGRLAWVGGEPELRLLLALLAEVAAGPALFWVGLKRSAPACTDEGQPLRGFSWEGSVDGAAPREVPAALGRWVKEPVRSCVSARCAGLRLAGAATDPGWGWQEQNCQRQSQGYACRYEDEGACPDLLPTAALGFDYRLPFAERSTAPGFSPPGTVLSVACLGGEVRLSCQPEPGGFAWKGTDEPVCPCPFGYLRPGTGQCASAAECRNASGGRACDCAPGGRDGAPCAAPGAAPTAAGGSRLSTPGPGGSPGPPATPPAGREKPSAPPPSSTSSTSSSSNYVFILVTVAVVVLVILVMTVLGVFKLCFNKKPEADGDKEPTAGGSKAEAGAAESRGAAGGE; encoded by the coding sequence ATGAGGCGGGCCgggccctgctgcctgctcctggccgCGGCCTGCACCCTGGGGCGGCCCCAGCCGCCCGCCGCCGTGCGCTGCCAGGCGGCCGGCGCATGCTTCAGCGCCCACCTCGCCAACGCCTCGTACAGCGAGGCTCAGAGCGCCTGCGGCCGCCGGCGGGGCCGGCTGGCCTGGGTGGGCGGCGAGCCGGagctgcggctgctgctggcgctgctggcggaggtggcggcggggcccgcGCTCTTCTGGGTCGGGCTGAAGAGGAGCGCGCCCGCCTGCACCGACGAGGGGCAGCCGCTCCGCGGCTTCTCCTGGGAGGGCTCCGTCgacggggcggccccgcgggaGGTGCCGGCGGCGCTCGGCCGCTGGGTGAAGGAGCCCGTGCGGAGCTGCGTCTCCGCCCGCTGCGCCGGGCTGCGCCTGGCGGGTGCCGCCACCGacccgggctggggctggcaggagcagaacTGCCAGCGACAGAGCCAGGGCTACGCCTGCAGGTACGAGGACGAGGGCGCCTGCCCCGACCTCCTCCCCACCGCCGCCCTCGGCTTCGACTACCGCCTGCCCTTCGCCGAGCGCAGCACCGCCCCCGGCTTCAGCCCGCCGGGCACCGTGCTCTCCGTGGCGTGCCTCGGCGGCGAGGTGCGGCTCTCCTGCCAGCCCGAGCCGGGCGGCTTCGCCTGGAAGGGCACGGACGAGCCCGTCTGCCCCTGCCCCTTCGGCTACCTGCGGCCCGGCACCGGGCAGTGCGCCTCGGCCGCCGAGTGCCGTAATGCCAGCGGCGGCCGCGCCTGTGACTGCGCCCCGGGCGGGCGGGACGGGGCGCCCTGCGCGGCCCCAGGGGCGGCCCCCACAGCCGCGGGCGGCAGCCGCCTCTCCACGCCGggccccggcggctccccggGGCCGCCCGCCACGCCACCCGCCGGCCGGGAGAAGCCGTCGGCCCCGCCGCCTTCCTCCACCTcgtccacctcctcctcctccaactACGTCTTCATCCTGGTGACGGTGgcggtggtggtgctggtgatCCTGGTCATGACCGTCCTAGGGGTCTTCAAGCTGTGCTTCAACAAGAAGCCGGAGGCCGACGGGGACAAGGAGCCGACGGCGGGCGGCAGCAAGGCGGAGGCGGGGGCCGCGGAGTCGCGAGGGGCAGCGGGCGGCGAGTAG